The nucleotide window TCCGGTGTCGCGATGGCCCAATCTTCCGTGACGCTGTACGGCGTGGCTGATGCTGGTGTTGGTAAAGTCAAGTACGGTGCCCCAGCTGGCAACGATGCCAATGGCAAGAATCAATTCATCGCCAACAGCACCATGAACAACGGCAACAGCCGTGTTGGCGTGCGTGGTGTTGAGGATCTGGGTGGCGGCCTCAAGGCTGGTTTCAACTTCGAAACCGGATTGGATCTGGACAACGGCAATGCTGACGCAGTGTTCTGGCAGCGCAATGCCAACATGTGGCTCGGTGGCAACTGGGGTACCGTTAAGCTGGGCCGCACGCTGAACCCGACGTTCTACGGCATCGCCGCTTGGGAATTGACCGGAACCGCTAACTATTCGGTGGTTGCTAACACCTACAGCTTCGCTGGTGCAGGCCCGCGTAACAACAGCCAGCTGAGCTACAAGACGCCTGACATGGGTGGCTTCTCTGCTGAAGTGGGCTACATTCTGAAGTCTGACAACGCCGACCGCGCCAAGTGGGACTTGAACCTGATCTACGCAAATGGCCCGATCGGCGTCGGTCTGTCTGCCAACAAGACCAAGGGCATCAACACCAACTACTCCCTGGGTGCCAAGTACAGCTTCAGCAACTTCGCTCTGGCTGCTTCTTACACCAACGCCAACAACGCGGCCAATCTGCGTCGTCGTGGCTTTGGCATCGGCGGTTCTGCCACTTTCGGTGCGTTCGCTCTGACGGTGGACCTGACCCGCGACACCAAGAACGAGTGGACGGGCAAGAAGTACACCAACGGTGTGGTGGAAGGCAAGTACGCGCTGTCCAAGCGCACCTTCGTCTACGGCGCCTTCCTGCGCCTGGATGGCACCAACAACTACGGCATCGGCGTGCGTCACAACTTCTGATGACGGCGATTGCTCTTCGGAGCAATCGATCGATGCAAAAAGCCGCCTTCGGGCGGCTTTTTTTTGGCCAAAAATGACCTGATGCGAAGCGTCAATGCGGGTCATGGGCGCGCGTGCATGCGGCGCCTTATCAGCGCTGTGCGCGTAATACCCTAGAAGCATGCCCGCGCCGCTCTGCTAGCATCCCTCTTCGCTATCTTTTTTAAACCAATGGGCGCTTTCATCCTTCGCCGCCTGCT belongs to Ottowia testudinis and includes:
- a CDS encoding porin; this encodes MKKSLIALAVLGASGVAMAQSSVTLYGVADAGVGKVKYGAPAGNDANGKNQFIANSTMNNGNSRVGVRGVEDLGGGLKAGFNFETGLDLDNGNADAVFWQRNANMWLGGNWGTVKLGRTLNPTFYGIAAWELTGTANYSVVANTYSFAGAGPRNNSQLSYKTPDMGGFSAEVGYILKSDNADRAKWDLNLIYANGPIGVGLSANKTKGINTNYSLGAKYSFSNFALAASYTNANNAANLRRRGFGIGGSATFGAFALTVDLTRDTKNEWTGKKYTNGVVEGKYALSKRTFVYGAFLRLDGTNNYGIGVRHNF